The nucleotide sequence CGTCCTGAAGGCGTCGATGTTGTAAAAAAGGTAAGACAGACAACGACGTGCATCGGTTGCATGTATTCAACATTTTTTCGAAGCTAGCCGAGACGTGCGATGTCTTCGTTGAGAACTACATGCCTGGCAAGTTAGACTCCCTCGGGCTCGGCTACGAAGATATCAAAGCTGTGGCTCCAAACGTGGTGTACTGCTCAATATCTGGTACGTAACAGATAATTAGATTTCCTCGATTGCGAATGACATAATTTTCCCCCATAAAATTGCGTCCTTGGTTCACATAACACAGCCGACTTTTGTTTTTTGACGTTACCCAATCTGGGATTatgcttagagcctgaagttttagggttttacccgattctttcccgaattgaaggttgcctctttagggtgaaacccgatttttacccggcaaattgccctcactgggatgtctgtaggaatgcactaacttacttgtttggcagaaaaatgcagttacatcaccatttgtaccaaagcGCTACAGTCAGTTTGAATAACTGTGCCCGATTTCTacccgattttagcgtaatggaagttttttcaccctaATTTGCGTGAATTTGGTGCACATGTtaatttacccgatttttaccccccgaatttagaaaaaaatatttcccgaaaacttcaggctctaattatgctTGATCAAGCAAAAGTAGAATTAATGTCTTAAAAAACAGCCGTGTGGTATTAATCGAGGGTACGGAAATGACGCGGTAACAAAGCAAGCTCTCGAACCATTGCGCAAGATAGCGCACTCCTAACATACAGACgattgtcggcacagttccccctgaagtcggcccagggcgcatactgtCCCCCCACttcttcttgctgtcctctctccatccgaccacatctgtacgccacacgtagccacatttgctttgcggcgcaaatacgaaaaaacgaaaaacaaaaaaacaatcaCAGCTTACATCTCTCACACGGAACCATTACGGCTGCAGGCTACGGCTCTAAGGGACGCTACAAGGACAGAGCTGGATATGATGTCATCGCGGCGTCCATGGCTGGATTACTGCACATCACTGGGCCAGAAGGTGGCGACCCCTGCAAAGTTGGCGTTGCCATGACTGACCTTGCAACGGGGCTGTATGCTCACGGTGCCATCTTGGCTGCTCTACTGCAGCAGAAACTCACGGGCACGGGGCAGAAAATAGAATGCAACCTGTTTTCTTCTCAGGTAAGGGCTCCTTACGTGGTCGCCCGTTTTAACGAAAACTTGCGCTTCTCGCGTGTGCCTAAATTGTAGTGAAGCGCCCTCGCTGGTACGGTGATTGTCGTGTGGTAGTGCCAGTCGATCTTGGGGAGTGGTCATTTACTGAGCAATTAGTCAGTAACTGTAATTAGGTGCTCTTTCTCGGAGGACAGCTTTCATGTACAGTAATTTCCCGCGTATCAGCCGCACTGCAGATAAGCAGCAGGACCCGTTCTTAGGAATGTTTTGAAAACTTTCGGGCAGATAAGCCAcactcgcagataagctgcGAGCAATACGACACTGATTTGTGCAACagaggagaccatagagaaggccataaaccctgtggtccagactctaaggaggtcagttctagtatTCTACCATGATCGGATTGTTCCCTCGTTGCATGTTTTTCACGGATCGACgagtcagtggccttccagaagacatgcaTCACTGTCACCGCTTTCGTTAAAGCAGCTTGGGGGAATGCATCgggaaggtcagtctactcgaatgtggacgcgcCCCTGTTAGGCATcgttcgtgcattggcaggaCACTGTcggtcctttttttttgtataactGGGGTGTGTTCAAAACAGTTGCTAGTATAAATAAATAGGTACAACTGTTGCAAATTGTATTTCAATCGTACATGCGTAAGAGTTAGCCAGCTTTGAATGTAGGGCTGTGAACACGTTACAGGAACTTTTTAAGTACAAGTACCTCAACAGCAATGATTTCTAAATACATGTTTATGCCCTCTACATGAATAACTCCTGATCATATTTGAGCATCCTTACAGGGGCAGATGAAGCTCACCTCGCAGACAttgaggtgagatgaggaaaAATTTATGGAAAATACTGGTATTGAGGTGAAGAAAATTTTTAGAAACGAACCTGAGGTGAAATGAGGGGAAACCTCTGTTGGCAAAAAACTGTGAAACTGAAAATATGTCAGAATTGTCAAGGGGCATTGGAAGTCTCTCACGGCGGGGGGAGCCCTAatctaacccaacccaacccaacctaacctaacctagtgAAGCGAGTGAGGTTCTTATTAGAAACAACTTGTCCATGCAATCTGATGACCGTGGAGGTCGTAACACATATGGGAAGGCCACATCACATCCTTCATTACCTTGAGGCGAACGAGAAATACGTGTTTGAGCAACGCAAACTGAAATATTGGTCGATGGCCTCATTAGGTGCGATAAGACAAACAAAAAACGTAAGCGAGCAACTGTATGTTCCTTTATTTTTGATTTTTGAAGAAACTTGAAATATTTTTGAAAAATTGGGTGTTGGGATGCTCAGAGCAAAAGTTCGGGGGGCGGGACTGCCCCCACCTTCTGACACCCCTGGAACTGTCATCAAGTCATATTGCTCTTTGCACGTGGCTTCTGTCCATTCAGCCTGCATCAGTGTCTTCTCCCCGCTGAATGACAAATCTATCAGTCAATCACTTTGTTGTGACTACGTTATTTGCACATCAATTCTCAAATCACAGCACACCGTGATTGTGAGCACCATCTCATGTCCCAATTTCAGAATGCTTTTCATTTGCAAGTAATTATCAGTGTGAAGAACGGAAGTAGTTGCAGTGAGGACACTCTGCACATGCTTTATGTAACGCAAACTTGCCAGCTTTACGTTGAAACACCTGAGTTTACAGCTGTCATTGTTTATATTTTAGGTATCGCTACTAGTAAATGTTGCATCAAATTACTTGAATGCCGGGATTGAAGGCAGCCGTCTTGGAACCAGCCACGAGAGCATTGTGCCATACAATGCGTTTCAAGTCAGCGACGGATATCTCACAGTTGGAGCAGCCAGCAACCACCAATTTGCTGTCCTATGTAAAGTATGTTAATCTCTCCACTCAAAACAGTAGTGACAAAATTACGGCTATTTTGGTCTCTGTGGTTCTTTTCCGTTTTCCCTATAGACTGACACTCATGCTTTAGGGCGTCGTACATGTAATTGATTTTGGATCTCATTGCAGGTTTTAGACCTCACGGAACTGCTGTCAGACAGCTGCTTCAAAGATAACGAAAGCAGagtgaagaacagaaaaaaactcacaaaCATTCTGCAGGCAAGGTAATACCTATCTATTAATTATCCATACTTCGCCAGTGACCTACTTCCCTGTGGCACTTGCGCTTCACTTGCTTCTGCCGGCAGATTCAAGACAAAGACAACTTCGGAATGGCTCGAGCTCTTTGAAGGCTGCGGAATTCCGTACGGACCGATTAACAGCATTGAGCAGGTCTTCAATGAACCCTTGGCAAGTGTCTGACTGTTGTGCTGTGCAACTTATAGCTGTTGGGAGATAGGGACATTTTCCCCAACATACTTCTCACAGGCTCAAGACATGGTCGTGAAGCTTCAGCACAAGACGGCCGGGGAGATATCGCTTGTGGGTAAGCAGCGTGAAGTAGAGTGAGATGCACTGCTATTTCTTGGCCCACACCAAAAACTGGAATGAGCATGGCAGGCAGATACAGGAAGACAAGGCCTGCCCATTATCCACTCTAACTGGTCAAGTACAAGTTGGGACAAAAGAGAACACACAAACATGAACAGAACATGCGAGCgatgtactttttcttcggtgcgacaccctagcagctgCCGGAAGAGGGTcggttcactgtttcggagggatggaagggtacactgttagcgacacactgtGGTAGTTCCTGTGCCACTTGGGTGTGCCCTGCCTGGGAAGTGGACCCTACCCTACCTGTGTGCTGCTAACAGCGTACCCTCCCACCCCTAAGAAACAgtgaactcgcccgcttcctgcgaccgctagggtgtcgcaccgaagaaaaaataTGTCGCTCGCgtattccgtaaacttttgtcccaacctgtacattcCACCACCCAGAACATTCCAAAACTTGTCGCGAGCCCTGACGCAGTGAGCATTTCATTGCTGCAGATTGGCGAATATCGTA is from Ornithodoros turicata isolate Travis chromosome 8, ASM3712646v1, whole genome shotgun sequence and encodes:
- the LOC135366491 gene encoding succinate--hydroxymethylglutarate CoA-transferase-like, with protein sequence MAVLLRDMRRRSLRILLRLPVDASERYKNGSYIAKLKHTSTGPLAGIRILDLTRILAGPFCSMILGDMGAEVIKIEKPGSGDETRNWGPPFIGDQSCYFLAINRNKKGIAVDLKRPEGVDVVKKLAETCDVFVENYMPGKLDSLGLGYEDIKAVAPNVVYCSISGYGSKGRYKDRAGYDVIAASMAGLLHITGPEGGDPCKVGVAMTDLATGLYAHGAILAALLQQKLTGTGQKIECNLFSSQVSLLVNVASNYLNAGIEGSRLGTSHESIVPYNAFQVSDGYLTVGAASNHQFAVLCKVLDLTELLSDSCFKDNESRVKNRKKLTNILQARFKTKTTSEWLELFEGCGIPYGPINSIEQVFNEPLAQDMVVKLQHKTAGEISLVGPAVAFSDASNTVRSPPPLLGEHTDQVLSSVLSLDQIRDLRTKKVIQ